ATAGGAACGAATAACTTACAGCGGTTTTCAAATCAATGAACCACATCTGCACTCATTTCAATCCCTGTAGAGACGCGCCATGGCGCGTCTCTACAATGTGGTCTATTTACCCTTACCCGAAAATTGCTGTATTTAGGATTGTGCTTTTCCCAGCACCATTTAGACCTTTGATGCCAAGCTTGGCTTTGCACTAGATTAATGCTGACATTCTCTCAGGGGAGGAGCGTTTACGCTGTTTGCGAAAGAAAGGAGAGATTTTCCTAAAAATTCTCTATTGTGAGCGAGCCGACTTAATGTGATTTTATATACTGAGCAAACAGAGTTCGTAGTTGAGTCCCCAGAGAATTTTGAAATATTGAAAACACAATCAAGCTTAGATTATGAAAATTCTTCACAAAACTATCAAAACAGTCATTACTGCTGGTATAGTTGCTACCCTAATCGTGTTCGGAACTCCAGCACTTTCCCATAATGCAAAGCATCATGAACACGAGCATACATCACATCAAATACTCAACGGCAATCCTAATACCAAGCTGCCAGTCTCTTATCAGCCTAGTGCAATTTATTCATCCAATAAAGCTAATTCTGCTCTTGCTCCCTTAGACAACAAAAGCCTTATAAGCAAAAAGATTCTTGCTTATCGGGCAAGTGTTAGAAAGAATGTTGTTGACCTGACCTCAGAAGAGAAACACGCATTCGTTGATGCTGTGCGGACATTAAAAAATACATTTTTAGAGGGGAGCACTGTCAGTATCTATGACCAGTTTGTTGCAGTGCATGTGGCAGCAATGGGTTTAATGTACGAGGGTGCTCAAGGTCCAGCAGCCGGTCATGATGGTGCTCACGAAAGCGATCTATTCCTACCGTGGCATCGTGAGTTTATACACCGTTTTGAAAAAGCTTTGCAATTAGTCAACCCCAAAGTAACAATTCCCTATTGGGATTGGACAGACCCTAAGGCGTTAGAAGTTATCTTTCAAGATGACTTTATGGGACCAAATGGTCAAGGAGTAAACCTCAATATCCCAGATTTAGGTGAGGTTCAAGGGGGACCTGTTGCGTCCGGACCTTTTTCAGCAGCCAATGGATGGATTCTGAGGTCAGACTTACATATTAAGCCATCAGGAGAATCATTCGGCGAGGTACTCTTACGCTTTTTGCAAGTGCCTCCTACAAATAGTTACCCTATTCCTAAAGAAGATGAGGAGCAAATCCTTGCCATTAACGACTATGAAACTTTTCGCCTAGCTCTAGAAGGATTTATTAAACTGGATAGCTCTACTCAACAACCAACATCTGGAGTCTTTCAGCACAACTATTTTCATAGCTTTGTCGGTGGGGCTACTTTTGACCCTGCTGTAGGTCGTCCCGAAGCTTTAGGCACAATGGCTGACCTTGCTAGTGCTATCAACGATCCAGTATTCTGGTTGGTTCATTCCAATGTGGATCGCCTTTGGGCTGAATGGCAAGTCAATGGTCATGCGGGTAGCAATTACTATCCTACCACAGGTGGACATTATGGAGAGAACCTCAACGACCGATTGTGGCCATGGGATGGAGGAGAGTCAATTCCCGCAAATTGGGGTCCGGGGAATTTGTTATCGTTGTTACCTACTTTTTCACCAAATGATATTGTCACACCTGCAGACACTCTAAATTTCAGAAAATATGGCTACACCTATGACACTCTCAAGGGGGCGAATCTAACCAAGCTGATACCAAGTTCATAGTACCTCATACTATTTTTAGGCAACAAATTAGGCAACAAATTAGATCTCCCCAACGCCTTTACAGCGGTTTGCAACTGAGTGAGGTACACAAAGAAATAATGAACCACAGATGGACACAGATGGACACAGATAAATTAGTACTTTATTCAGATGAGAAGCGCTGTAATAAGGGATTGAGGGGAGATCATCTATTTCAAATATTGCTTTTACCTTCTGCCTTTGTTCAGTCAATAAGTATTTATCTCAACATTAATAAGCTCTTAATACTTAGTTAATACGCACTTGATAAGTTAATCTTGCCAGATGGAGTTGGGTTTCATACCAAATCCGCATTTATAACCTCTCTTTGGCTTGGGGTTGGAGCAGGATTTGGTATCCAGCCATATTAACGTTGGCTATTGTCTTATCAAGCTTTAAGTTTCCCCTCTATTTTAAGAATTTCTAAAAAGGATGCGTATGGAGAGTTTTTACTTTGATCGCTTACTATCTACCAAAGCCAAGCGGCGGCGCTTTCTGATTGGTGCTGGAGCAGTGAGCGCCAGCGTAATTGCAAGTCAATGGTCTCACAGAGTTGTTGCACAGCCTAGTTTTTCGGCTTATCCCTTCAGTCTCGGCGTCGCTTCTGGCGACCCTTTACCAGACAGCGTGGTGCTGTGGACGCGACTGGCTCCAGAGCCGTTAAATGGTGGTGGTATGCCATCTATTAATGTGCCAGTCAAGTGGCAAATTGCTGAAGACGAAAACATGACAAAAGTCGTGCGACGGGGGACGGCGATCGCAACGCCGGAATTTGCACACTCTGTCCATGTAGATGTGGGTGGGTTGGAGCCTGAGCGTTGGTATTGGTATCAGTTCAAAGCAGGTAATGAAGTGAGCAACATCGGACGCACCCGCACAGCTAGTGCGCGTAATGCCCGTGTCGATAAGTTTCGCTTTGCCTTTGCCAATTGCCAAGACTGGCAGAACGGTTACTACACAGCTTACCAGCACCTAGCTCAAGAGGAGTTAGATTTGGTCGTTCACCTGGGCGACTATATTTATGAGTACGGACCAGAATCTGGAGGTCCACGCGAACATAATAGTCCTGAAATCGTTACCCTTACCGACTACCGAAACCGCCACGCCCTTTACAAAACTGACTCCAACCTGCAAGCGGCTCATGCTGCTTTTCCCTGGATAGTCACTTGGGACGACCACGAAGTAGAAAACAACTACGCCAGCCTCATTCCAGAAGAAAATCAAAGTTCAGAGGAGTTTGTCACTCGCAGAGCCAACGCTTACCAGGCTTACTACGAACATATGCCCCTACGCCGCTCATCGCTGCCTCAGGGTGCTGATATGCAGCTTTATCGGCGTTTTACCTTTGGGGACATTGTTGAGTTTAACGTGCTAGACACCCGTCAGTACCGCAGTGATCAGCCCTGTGATGATGGCATAAAATCTCGTTGTGCCCAAGCCTTTGATCCAAATGCGACCATGACTGGCGAACAGCAGGAGCAGTGGTTATTTCAGGGTTTGAGTAAGTCTCAAGCTCGTTGGAATATTCTCGCTCAACAAACGATGATGGCAGAATACGACTTTAATGCCCTCCCAGACCAAGAACTCTTTAATCTTGATCAGTGGGACGGTTACGTAGCTGCACGCGATCGCCTATTAGAATTTCTACAACAGCGGCAACCCAGCAACCCAGTCGTCATTACTGGTGACATCCATTCTAGCTGGGTACACGATCTAAAAACTGACTTCAGCAACCCAAACTCAGCCACCGTCGCCACTGAGTTCGTAGGTACCTCAATTTCCTCCGACTTCCCTGAGTCCTTCATTGCCCCGACTGTAGCAGCCCTAAGCGACAATCCTCATACTAAATTCTTTGACGGTCAATACCGGGGTTACGTGCGTTGTCATCTCACATCCGACACTTGGCAAAGTGACTACCGCATTGTTTCCACCATCCGCGAACAGAATGCAACTATCAGCACCTTAGCTTCGTTTGTTGTCCAAAACGGGCGACCAGGCGCTGAACGTACCTAGCATTGGATATCTTGGCAGAAAACCGCTGAAAGTTTCAGCGGTTTCTGTTTGCGGAATACCACTCTTGCAAAAGTCAATTTTTTGAAATTAAACCACAGATGGACACCGATATTTATCTGTGTCTATCTGTGTCCATCTGTGGTTCAAAAATTCATAAATCGTATTTTTGCAACAAGTCTAATGTTTGGTTACAAAGTCTGATTTTCGTCATATCGACGAGGAGTATAAACCCAGAAGCTACCATCACACCTCTGAATCATTCGGGTTTTGCTTGACCCCACAAGAATGACTGTCCGCATATCGGCGAGTTCTGGTGCTAAATGTTCCAGAGTGCAAACCTTCACAGCTTCTCCATTCCTGCCAATATTGCGGGCAAGTACGACTGGAGTCTCAGGATGTTTATGACGCAGTAGGATATTTTTTGCCTCTGTCAGTTGCCAGGTACGCTGCTTCGATACTGGATTATAAAAGGCAATCACAAAATCAGCTCTGGCAGCAGCAGTGATTCGCTGTTCAATAATTGACCACGGCTTCAAGATATCAGACAGGGAGATGGTGCAAAAGTCATGACCAAGCGGCGCACCAATCTTTGCTGCTGCTGCTTGCATTGCCGAAATTCCTGGTGCTACCTGAATTTCGATACCTTGCCATTGGGGTTTTGCCTCCTTCTCAAGCACTTCAAAAACTGCTGCTGCCATTGCATAAATTCCAGGATCACCAGAGGATACCACTGCTACAA
The sequence above is a segment of the Mastigocladopsis repens PCC 10914 genome. Coding sequences within it:
- a CDS encoding tyrosinase family protein; this encodes MKILHKTIKTVITAGIVATLIVFGTPALSHNAKHHEHEHTSHQILNGNPNTKLPVSYQPSAIYSSNKANSALAPLDNKSLISKKILAYRASVRKNVVDLTSEEKHAFVDAVRTLKNTFLEGSTVSIYDQFVAVHVAAMGLMYEGAQGPAAGHDGAHESDLFLPWHREFIHRFEKALQLVNPKVTIPYWDWTDPKALEVIFQDDFMGPNGQGVNLNIPDLGEVQGGPVASGPFSAANGWILRSDLHIKPSGESFGEVLLRFLQVPPTNSYPIPKEDEEQILAINDYETFRLALEGFIKLDSSTQQPTSGVFQHNYFHSFVGGATFDPAVGRPEALGTMADLASAINDPVFWLVHSNVDRLWAEWQVNGHAGSNYYPTTGGHYGENLNDRLWPWDGGESIPANWGPGNLLSLLPTFSPNDIVTPADTLNFRKYGYTYDTLKGANLTKLIPSS
- a CDS encoding alkaline phosphatase D family protein, whose product is MESFYFDRLLSTKAKRRRFLIGAGAVSASVIASQWSHRVVAQPSFSAYPFSLGVASGDPLPDSVVLWTRLAPEPLNGGGMPSINVPVKWQIAEDENMTKVVRRGTAIATPEFAHSVHVDVGGLEPERWYWYQFKAGNEVSNIGRTRTASARNARVDKFRFAFANCQDWQNGYYTAYQHLAQEELDLVVHLGDYIYEYGPESGGPREHNSPEIVTLTDYRNRHALYKTDSNLQAAHAAFPWIVTWDDHEVENNYASLIPEENQSSEEFVTRRANAYQAYYEHMPLRRSSLPQGADMQLYRRFTFGDIVEFNVLDTRQYRSDQPCDDGIKSRCAQAFDPNATMTGEQQEQWLFQGLSKSQARWNILAQQTMMAEYDFNALPDQELFNLDQWDGYVAARDRLLEFLQQRQPSNPVVITGDIHSSWVHDLKTDFSNPNSATVATEFVGTSISSDFPESFIAPTVAALSDNPHTKFFDGQYRGYVRCHLTSDTWQSDYRIVSTIREQNATISTLASFVVQNGRPGAERT